Within Geitlerinema sp. PCC 9228, the genomic segment GAGTCAGTGGTTGTACTACGAAGACCTCACGTTTAGCCTCAGCGCGGCTACCGGTCACTTGCCGGTTTTGGGATGGCGTCGGCGTTCCTGTTACGGTGTGGGCAGCAATACGGCGCGGGAAAGCATGGCTTATCTATTGGAACGTTTTCGGGAGGTGACTGGCGAGGAGGAATGAGGTTTCTAAAGATTTTTCCTGTTTTTTTTGACATTTTAAAATGAGCGATCGCGGTTTGAATGGTTTGGAAGTAGCAACTAGAGCTGTCTAACCTTTGAATCGAACGGTATCGGTATCCAAAACTTTTATACTACTTCAGAAATCAAATTCATGGAAACATTTAGAAGATTACGTGAATCGCAGTTAGCAACTCTGCCACCAGCAATTGCAATTATATCCATGCTATTCTAGTATTTGGAGTGCACCGCCTTATAGAGAATTTATAGTTTTCTACGCGATCGTCTTTTTTTACTACGTGACCTTTTCCTATTCTCTTTTCGTGATATTTCTCTTTGAGAATTTAGGGGTAATGCTGCTAAATCGCGTTGGTTATTTAATACTGAACGAATTGTAAAAAATGTAAGCAAGACACCAATTCCAACAAATGCTACGCCTACATGTTCTGTACTTATTTGCGCTCCAAAGATTTGAATTTCCGTATTGGAGTTGGAGTTTATTGCAATTGCATATATACCACCGGCAATACAAATTATGGCTAGCAGGCCGAAAGTTTTAGTTATAAGTTTGTGTAGTTCGATTGCTTCTCTTTGATGAATTGGTGCTGTTGGCGGCGTTGGTTTATGATTGCTATGGATCGCTATAGCCGGAACCACGTTTGTACTTCCACAAAAACATTTTCCTTCATAGGAGAAAGCATCATTCACCATAAATCTTCCACAATCAAGGCATTTCTTACCTCGTTCGTTTTCCTTAAATTTATGTAATGTCCAACAGCATTTTTGACCTGGCTCGAAAGTTTCCATTAACACTTAACCTCCTGCACCTCTCTAGATGTTCCCGAACATTAATAATTCTATTGTAAAGCTTAGGAACATTTACTTGATAAGGGGCAATAGTGAAGAAGGCAGCTCCCCTGTAGGGATGAAAAGGAATGTTCTGTACCCTCAGAAGCCTTCAATATTTTAAGAAAAAATTTATATTTGATCGATATCCTTCCTACCTTTCCATCAGTTTTTGTGGTATTTCATTTAGTCCAAAATGTTGGGTAAAATAATGGCTATTTCTTTCAGACTAACAATTAGAGCAATCGCTTTTCTCTCAATACCATCACCACCCGCCCTTGACGCCCCCTTCCCCTTCACATTAAACTAAAAGCCAATCTCATCTCCCACGCATCCACGCCCCATGCCCAACATCAACCGCCGTCAATTTATTATCCTCTCCAGCCTCGCCACTGGCTATGCCCTTTGTACCCATCCCATCGCCGCCAGTACCATCACCACAGACACCGAAGGCATTACCACCGAACAAGTGCAAATCCCCATTGGCGGCGTCTCCATTCCCGCTTATACCGCCATGCCCGCATCGGGAAATATGTTTCCCGTGGTTTTGGTCGTACACGAAATTTTTGGCGTTCACGAATACATCCAAGACGTTTGCCGCCGTTTGGCGAAAGAAGGATATTTTGCGATCGCGCCAGCCTTGTTTGCCCGCCAAAGCGATGTCTCCCAAATGAGCGATCCCCAAACCATCATCTCGGAAGTGGTGTCTCAAGTCCCCGACAAACAAGTTATGGATGACTTGAATGCTACCGTTACCTGGGTTGCCGGCACGGGCAAAGGCAACATCGACAAATTGGGGATTACTGGGTTTTGCTGGGGCGGTCGCATTGTGTGGCTGTATGCCGCCCACAACCCCCGCGTCAAAGCTGGAGTGGCTTGGTATGGTCGTTTGCAGGGAGAAACCACGCCGCTAACCCCGCAACATCCCATCGATATTGCCGGCAAGTTGCAAGCCCCGGTTTTGGGATTGTACGGTGGTAGCGATCGCTTGATTTCCGTAGAAAGCATCCAAACCATGCGCCAACGCCTGGTTCAAAGCAACAGCCCCTCCGAAATTGTGGTTTATCCCGACGCTTCCCACGGGTTCCACGCCGACTATCGGGATTCTTATGCAAAAGAGGCAGCGGTGGATGGCTGGCAGCGATTGCAAGTGTGGTTTCGCCGCCACGATGTGATTTATAACATTACATTAGCGGATTAGGACGTATACATGTATAATAGTAAGGACGAAACGATGTATTCAAAATCCATTGATATGCCAGCTCCCTCAAGCTATGACTTTCGTCAAAAGGCAATTTTGGCAATTTTTTGTCAATCCCCTACTTGAGAATTTTCGTAATTAAAAAACGAACTTGCGCTTTTCCAGCTAATTTGGTAGGATTTTAAAAATTTCACAATCGAGGCTTTGTATGTCAAATTTTTAAAAAATCGCCTCAAAAAACGGCGCCACCCCCCAGAATTTCATGGGCACTACTGGTAGAAACCTGGCTTGGCATCGATGGATGTTGCAGGAAATTTGGGGCGTTTTGGTAGCTCTAATTTGACGATTACATGTTTTTGTGCTATAGTAAAGGGTTTAACTACTTTACTGCTAATCGATAAAATCTTTAATAAACGAATTAATAAACGTATTCACCTGGCATTTGCCATTAATTACTTCCCACAAACCGCGCGCTAGGGGAAGGGAAATATGCAGTTTCTCTGCAATGTAGAGAGTGGTTTTCAGGGTATTGTATCCTTCTGGCAAAACACCCATTTTTTCTTGAATTTCCGGCAGAGAAAAATCGCTAGCCAGCAGTTCTCCCATACGGCGGTTGTGACTGTGTTGGCTTAAAGACGTAGCCAGCAAGTCACCCATACCAGAAATATACAAAAAGGTTTCTAGTTTGGCACCCAATCCTACTCCAATGCGCGCCATTTCTTCGAGGGCTAAGGTAATATAAGAGGCACGAAAATTAATACTGTGGATGGATTTGCCATCGAACAATCCCAAACCGATAGCGTAGATATTTTTCAACACCCCTCCCATTTCTACACCGATTTCATCGTCGGAAAAACGGGTACGGAAATGGTCGTTATCTAGGACTTGGGATACCATTAAAAGATGGCTGGAATTTTGTCCGGCAATCGTAACCAATGTGGGCATCCCTTGGGAAAATTCGTTGGCGACGGAAGGACCGGAAAGCATGATGCGGGAACAGTGGGGAAAGAGTTTTGATAAAATTTGAAAGGCGGTTAATCCGGTTTGGCGGTCGATGCCTTTGGCGAGGTTTACCAAAATGGTTTCGTGGCTGATTTGTTCGCGGAGGGGTTCTAGGGTAGGTTGAATAAATATGGAGGGGATGGCAATAAATACCATTTGGCTGCTGTCAAAAACGGTTTTGACTTCTGTGGTGGCGGATAGGTTTTTTGAGAGAGAAACGTCGGGAAGAAATTTGCTGTTGGTTTGCTTTTGGTTGATTTCGGCTACAACGTCGCTGTTGTATTCCCAGCCGAGAACTGGATAGCCGTTGTTGGCAATTAAGTTGCCCATGGCGGTGCCAAAGTTTCCCAAACCAATGATACCAATTTGCATTTTCGTTGCTCCTAGATTTTATACCAAATTCTATGCGTACAAGTTCCATTTTATATAGAGACTAAAGAGGGGAAGGAAGGGGAAGAAGTGCCCTCTCACGAAAGGGGCAACCAAACCGGGGTTGCCCCTACAGGATAATTGTGGTTTTTCCATGTCGGATTTGGTATTAGGGATTTGGCGAGGAATTGCTTTCTGGAATTGTTTGCGAGTTTTGTTTCTCGGGGAAATAAAACTCTAAGGCTCCATTATCTGTTCTAATTTTCGCTCCTAAATCGCGAATTTCTTGCAAAGCGCGTTGCTGGGTATATTTATCTTTTGTACGAACGGCTCTCGAATAAACATCTGCCCATCCCATCAACCGAATTTGTTTGCTTTTGGGATTTTTCTGTAAAAATTGGGCTCGTTGGCGGTAGCTTTGGGCATATCCGGGATATTCTTTTTGGTTGGGACTTTGTTCGACCCAGTCAGCGGCTTTTTGGTAGGAGTGAATGGCACCTTCAATATCTCCTAGTAATAATAATTGGTCCATGGCTTTGTACACCCAAAGCAAAAAGGCACGTGGGTGCATGGTGGGGGTTAGTTTTTCGATGCCGCGATTGATATAGCGAACGGAAGTTTCTGGTTGGGCTTGATAGATGGAAATGCCGTTGGAAAGAAAAGGATAAATTTCTACAAAGCGAGGGTCGAGTTGGGTGATTAAATCGAAATGGTTGTCGTTGAGTTGATATCCGGTTGCGCGGCGAGCTTCCTTGTTGCCGAAGTATTGTAAATATCGCAAAAAGACCCAATCGGCAAGCAAGTTATCAAACCCAAAGGTAGGCATTCTTTTCATAACTTGCAATTGCAGTTGGATTTGTCTTTCTTGTTGGGTGGGTGTAATTTGGGAGGCAGATAAGTTGTCTTGCGACATTTTTTCTGATTGCATAGCCACAATCGTACCAGCTGCGATCGCAGCGATCGCGGGTGCTATCCAACCACCCAATCGCGACAGCCAACGCAACCTCGAATCTTGTTTGTTGCCTATAAATTCCATATGAGGTTCTACCCTACACACCTTCCATTTCCCGAGGAAATCCCAAGAAAAAATTGCAGCAAAAACCAGCGCTCAAATCATGCTGCTCTTATTTTACTGGCAATTTGCCGATTTGTTCGGCCTATAGAATGGCACAATGGACAGCAACATAGCTATCATAGGGGCATCAGCGATATGGAAACCGCTCGTGGCGGCTCGCTTCCCAAACTCCTACCAATCTAGGCATCGCCATAGCGATCGCAGCCACTTCCACACCACCAAAACAACTCAATACCGATGGTAATGGGTACCACCGCCCGTCGAACCAAAATGGCATTCAACCATGCTGGTACGCCAGTATTGCAGATGTACCCAGATATATGGGGAAACAGCCATTAGTCGAGGCTACGGCACTTGTTTCCGCTCTTGTACCGATGCCCAGCAATTCCAACTGGGCTGAGACTGTTGTATTTTTCCTGACCTACGTATGAACCGATCTTCTGGTAACACCCCATACCGTTCTTCCTGGCTGTTTAACAGCACCTTGGCAGCCACCACCCTCTCCTTGCTGGTTCCCTATGCAGCCCCAGTAGCGGCAGATAGCTTAGAAGATAGCCCCAAAGTAGTCATTGACGAAGCGTGGCAAATCGTTTATCGCGAATTTGTTGATGGCGACTTCAACCAAGTCAACTGGCAGCAAGTACGCCAAGACCTGCTAGAGCAAGATTATAGCTCGCGCGAGCAAGC encodes:
- a CDS encoding NAD(P)H-dependent glycerol-3-phosphate dehydrogenase; translation: MQIGIIGLGNFGTAMGNLIANNGYPVLGWEYNSDVVAEINQKQTNSKFLPDVSLSKNLSATTEVKTVFDSSQMVFIAIPSIFIQPTLEPLREQISHETILVNLAKGIDRQTGLTAFQILSKLFPHCSRIMLSGPSVANEFSQGMPTLVTIAGQNSSHLLMVSQVLDNDHFRTRFSDDEIGVEMGGVLKNIYAIGLGLFDGKSIHSINFRASYITLALEEMARIGVGLGAKLETFLYISGMGDLLATSLSQHSHNRRMGELLASDFSLPEIQEKMGVLPEGYNTLKTTLYIAEKLHISLPLARGLWEVINGKCQVNTFINSFIKDFID
- a CDS encoding dienelactone hydrolase family protein, whose amino-acid sequence is MPNINRRQFIILSSLATGYALCTHPIAASTITTDTEGITTEQVQIPIGGVSIPAYTAMPASGNMFPVVLVVHEIFGVHEYIQDVCRRLAKEGYFAIAPALFARQSDVSQMSDPQTIISEVVSQVPDKQVMDDLNATVTWVAGTGKGNIDKLGITGFCWGGRIVWLYAAHNPRVKAGVAWYGRLQGETTPLTPQHPIDIAGKLQAPVLGLYGGSDRLISVESIQTMRQRLVQSNSPSEIVVYPDASHGFHADYRDSYAKEAAVDGWQRLQVWFRRHDVIYNITLAD